Proteins found in one Hippopotamus amphibius kiboko isolate mHipAmp2 chromosome 12, mHipAmp2.hap2, whole genome shotgun sequence genomic segment:
- the LETMD1 gene encoding LETM1 domain-containing protein 1 isoform X3: MALSRVCWAGAALWGSARPPGPYVARRLQFVRSGLAWGAPRSSKLHLSPKADVKSLISYVVTKTKVISGKYHRFLGRHFPRFYVLYTIFMKGLRWHMTEMCTKMQRGTHPAIHDILALRECFSNHPLGLRQLHALQMRALSRAMLLTPYLPSVLLRHRLKTHTTVIHQLDKALAKLGISQLTAQEVKSACYLRGLNSTHVAEERCRTWLGEWLQISCSLKEAELSLLLHNTVLLSVNYVGTRR; the protein is encoded by the exons ATGGCGCTTTCCAGGGTGTGCTGGGCTGGGGCCGCTTTGTGGGGTTCGGCGAGGCCCCCTGGACCTTATGTCGCCCGGAGGCTGCAGTTTGTTCGctctggcctggcctggggggCCCCTCG GTCTTCAAAGCTTCACCTTTCTCCAAAGGCAGATGTGAAGAGCTTGATCTCTTATGTGGTGACCAAGACAAAAGTGATCAGTGGGAAATACCATCGTTTCTTGGGTCGTCACTTCCCCCGCTTCTATGTCCTGTATACAATCTTCATGAAAG GACTCCGGTGGCATATGACAGAAATGTGCACCAAG ATGCAACGTGGTACCCACCCAGCAATACATGATATCCTGGCTCTGAGAGAGTGTTTCTCTAACCATCCTCTGGGCTTGAGGCAGCTCCATGCTTTGCAGATG AGAGCCTTGAGTCGAGCCATGCTTCTCACACCTTATCTGCCTTCTGTCTTGTTGAGACACCGTTTAAAGACGCATACCACTGTGATTCACCAACTGGACAAGGCTTTGGCAAAGCTGGGGATTAGCCAGCTGACTGCTCAGGAGGTGAAGTCG GCTTGTTATCTTCGTGGCCTGAATTCCACCCATGTTGCTGAAGAGAGGTGTCGAACTTGGCTGGGAGAATGGCTGCAGATTTCCTGCAGCCTGAAAG AAGCTGAGCTGTCCCTCTTGCTGCACAACACGGTCCTGCTTTCTGTCAACTACGTTGGGACAAGGCGCTGA
- the LETMD1 gene encoding LETM1 domain-containing protein 1 isoform X5, translated as MALSRVCWAGAALWGSARPPGPYVARRLQFVRSGLAWGAPRSSKLHLSPKADVKSLISYVVTKTKVISGKYHRFLGRHFPRFYVLYTIFMKGLQMLWADAKKARRIKTNMWKHNIKFHQLSYREMEHLRQVWAKGRYPEVHGEFRRDVTKCLFLGILSIPPFANYLVFLLMYLFPRQLLIQHFWTPKQQIDFLDIYHALRKQSHPEILCYLEKVIPLISDAGLRWHMTEMCTKMQRGTHPAIHDILALRECFSNHPLGLRQLHALQMRALSRAMLLTPYLPSVLLRHRLKTHTTVIHQLDKALAKLGISQLTAQEVKSACYLRGLNSTHVAEERCRTWLGEWLQISCSLKEAELSLLLHNTVLLSVNYVGTRR; from the exons ATGGCGCTTTCCAGGGTGTGCTGGGCTGGGGCCGCTTTGTGGGGTTCGGCGAGGCCCCCTGGACCTTATGTCGCCCGGAGGCTGCAGTTTGTTCGctctggcctggcctggggggCCCCTCG GTCTTCAAAGCTTCACCTTTCTCCAAAGGCAGATGTGAAGAGCTTGATCTCTTATGTGGTGACCAAGACAAAAGTGATCAGTGGGAAATACCATCGTTTCTTGGGTCGTCACTTCCCCCGCTTCTATGTCCTGTATACAATCTTCATGAAAG GATTGCAGATGTTATGGGCTGATGCCAAAAAGGCTAgaagaataaagacaaatatgtgGAAGCACAATATAAAGTTTCATCAACTTTCATACCGGGAGATGGAGCATTTGAGACAGGTATGGGCCAAAGGCAGATATCCAGAAGTTCATGGTGAG TTCCGTCGAGACGTCACCAAGTGTCTTTTCCTAGGTATTCTTTCCATTCCACCCTTTGCCAACTACCTGGTCTTCTTGCTAAT GTACCTGTTTCCTAGGCAACTGCTGATCCAACATTTCTGGACCCCAAAGCAACAAATTGATTTCTTAGATATCTATCATGCTCTCCGGAAGCAGTCCCACCCAGAAATCCTTTGTTATTTAGAAAAAGTTATCCCTCTCATTTCTGATGCAGGACTCCGGTGGCATATGACAGAAATGTGCACCAAG ATGCAACGTGGTACCCACCCAGCAATACATGATATCCTGGCTCTGAGAGAGTGTTTCTCTAACCATCCTCTGGGCTTGAGGCAGCTCCATGCTTTGCAGATG AGAGCCTTGAGTCGAGCCATGCTTCTCACACCTTATCTGCCTTCTGTCTTGTTGAGACACCGTTTAAAGACGCATACCACTGTGATTCACCAACTGGACAAGGCTTTGGCAAAGCTGGGGATTAGCCAGCTGACTGCTCAGGAGGTGAAGTCG GCTTGTTATCTTCGTGGCCTGAATTCCACCCATGTTGCTGAAGAGAGGTGTCGAACTTGGCTGGGAGAATGGCTGCAGATTTCCTGCAGCCTGAAAG AAGCTGAGCTGTCCCTCTTGCTGCACAACACGGTCCTGCTTTCTGTCAACTACGTTGGGACAAGGCGCTGA
- the LETMD1 gene encoding LETM1 domain-containing protein 1 isoform X6, translating to MALSRVCWAGAALWGSARPPGPYVARRLQFVRSGLAWGAPRSSKLHLSPKADVKSLISYVVTKTKVISGKYHRFLGRHFPRFYVLYTIFMKVPSRRHQVSFPRYSFHSTLCQLPGLLANMQRGTHPAIHDILALRECFSNHPLGLRQLHALQMRALSRAMLLTPYLPSVLLRHRLKTHTTVIHQLDKALAKLGISQLTAQEVKSACYLRGLNSTHVAEERCRTWLGEWLQISCSLKEAELSLLLHNTVLLSVNYVGTRR from the exons ATGGCGCTTTCCAGGGTGTGCTGGGCTGGGGCCGCTTTGTGGGGTTCGGCGAGGCCCCCTGGACCTTATGTCGCCCGGAGGCTGCAGTTTGTTCGctctggcctggcctggggggCCCCTCG GTCTTCAAAGCTTCACCTTTCTCCAAAGGCAGATGTGAAGAGCTTGATCTCTTATGTGGTGACCAAGACAAAAGTGATCAGTGGGAAATACCATCGTTTCTTGGGTCGTCACTTCCCCCGCTTCTATGTCCTGTATACAATCTTCATGAAAG TTCCGTCGAGACGTCACCAAGTGTCTTTTCCTAGGTATTCTTTCCATTCCACCCTTTGCCAACTACCTGGTCTTCTTGCTAAT ATGCAACGTGGTACCCACCCAGCAATACATGATATCCTGGCTCTGAGAGAGTGTTTCTCTAACCATCCTCTGGGCTTGAGGCAGCTCCATGCTTTGCAGATG AGAGCCTTGAGTCGAGCCATGCTTCTCACACCTTATCTGCCTTCTGTCTTGTTGAGACACCGTTTAAAGACGCATACCACTGTGATTCACCAACTGGACAAGGCTTTGGCAAAGCTGGGGATTAGCCAGCTGACTGCTCAGGAGGTGAAGTCG GCTTGTTATCTTCGTGGCCTGAATTCCACCCATGTTGCTGAAGAGAGGTGTCGAACTTGGCTGGGAGAATGGCTGCAGATTTCCTGCAGCCTGAAAG AAGCTGAGCTGTCCCTCTTGCTGCACAACACGGTCCTGCTTTCTGTCAACTACGTTGGGACAAGGCGCTGA
- the LETMD1 gene encoding LETM1 domain-containing protein 1 isoform X4: protein MYLFPRQLLIQHFWTPKQQIDFLDIYHALRKQSHPEILCYLEKVIPLISDAGLRWHMTEMCTKMQRGTHPAIHDILALRECFSNHPLGLRQLHALQMRALSRAMLLTPYLPSVLLRHRLKTHTTVIHQLDKALAKLGISQLTAQEVKSACYLRGLNSTHVAEERCRTWLGEWLQISCSLKEAELSLLLHNTVLLSVNYVGTRR from the exons AT GTACCTGTTTCCTAGGCAACTGCTGATCCAACATTTCTGGACCCCAAAGCAACAAATTGATTTCTTAGATATCTATCATGCTCTCCGGAAGCAGTCCCACCCAGAAATCCTTTGTTATTTAGAAAAAGTTATCCCTCTCATTTCTGATGCAGGACTCCGGTGGCATATGACAGAAATGTGCACCAAG ATGCAACGTGGTACCCACCCAGCAATACATGATATCCTGGCTCTGAGAGAGTGTTTCTCTAACCATCCTCTGGGCTTGAGGCAGCTCCATGCTTTGCAGATG AGAGCCTTGAGTCGAGCCATGCTTCTCACACCTTATCTGCCTTCTGTCTTGTTGAGACACCGTTTAAAGACGCATACCACTGTGATTCACCAACTGGACAAGGCTTTGGCAAAGCTGGGGATTAGCCAGCTGACTGCTCAGGAGGTGAAGTCG GCTTGTTATCTTCGTGGCCTGAATTCCACCCATGTTGCTGAAGAGAGGTGTCGAACTTGGCTGGGAGAATGGCTGCAGATTTCCTGCAGCCTGAAAG AAGCTGAGCTGTCCCTCTTGCTGCACAACACGGTCCTGCTTTCTGTCAACTACGTTGGGACAAGGCGCTGA
- the LETMD1 gene encoding LETM1 domain-containing protein 1 isoform X1: MALSRVCWAGAALWGSARPPGPYVARRLQFVRSGLAWGAPRSSKLHLSPKADVKSLISYVVTKTKVISGKYHRFLGRHFPRFYVLYTIFMKGLQMLWADAKKARRIKTNMWKHNIKFHQLSYREMEHLRQFRRDVTKCLFLGILSIPPFANYLVFLLMYLFPRQLLIQHFWTPKQQIDFLDIYHALRKQSHPEILCYLEKVIPLISDAGLRWHMTEMCTKMQRGTHPAIHDILALRECFSNHPLGLRQLHALQMRALSRAMLLTPYLPSVLLRHRLKTHTTVIHQLDKALAKLGISQLTAQEVKSACYLRGLNSTHVAEERCRTWLGEWLQISCSLKEAELSLLLHNTVLLSVNYVGTRR; this comes from the exons ATGGCGCTTTCCAGGGTGTGCTGGGCTGGGGCCGCTTTGTGGGGTTCGGCGAGGCCCCCTGGACCTTATGTCGCCCGGAGGCTGCAGTTTGTTCGctctggcctggcctggggggCCCCTCG GTCTTCAAAGCTTCACCTTTCTCCAAAGGCAGATGTGAAGAGCTTGATCTCTTATGTGGTGACCAAGACAAAAGTGATCAGTGGGAAATACCATCGTTTCTTGGGTCGTCACTTCCCCCGCTTCTATGTCCTGTATACAATCTTCATGAAAG GATTGCAGATGTTATGGGCTGATGCCAAAAAGGCTAgaagaataaagacaaatatgtgGAAGCACAATATAAAGTTTCATCAACTTTCATACCGGGAGATGGAGCATTTGAGACAG TTCCGTCGAGACGTCACCAAGTGTCTTTTCCTAGGTATTCTTTCCATTCCACCCTTTGCCAACTACCTGGTCTTCTTGCTAAT GTACCTGTTTCCTAGGCAACTGCTGATCCAACATTTCTGGACCCCAAAGCAACAAATTGATTTCTTAGATATCTATCATGCTCTCCGGAAGCAGTCCCACCCAGAAATCCTTTGTTATTTAGAAAAAGTTATCCCTCTCATTTCTGATGCAGGACTCCGGTGGCATATGACAGAAATGTGCACCAAG ATGCAACGTGGTACCCACCCAGCAATACATGATATCCTGGCTCTGAGAGAGTGTTTCTCTAACCATCCTCTGGGCTTGAGGCAGCTCCATGCTTTGCAGATG AGAGCCTTGAGTCGAGCCATGCTTCTCACACCTTATCTGCCTTCTGTCTTGTTGAGACACCGTTTAAAGACGCATACCACTGTGATTCACCAACTGGACAAGGCTTTGGCAAAGCTGGGGATTAGCCAGCTGACTGCTCAGGAGGTGAAGTCG GCTTGTTATCTTCGTGGCCTGAATTCCACCCATGTTGCTGAAGAGAGGTGTCGAACTTGGCTGGGAGAATGGCTGCAGATTTCCTGCAGCCTGAAAG AAGCTGAGCTGTCCCTCTTGCTGCACAACACGGTCCTGCTTTCTGTCAACTACGTTGGGACAAGGCGCTGA
- the LETMD1 gene encoding LETM1 domain-containing protein 1 isoform X2, with translation MLWADAKKARRIKTNMWKHNIKFHQLSYREMEHLRQFRRDVTKCLFLGILSIPPFANYLVFLLMYLFPRQLLIQHFWTPKQQIDFLDIYHALRKQSHPEILCYLEKVIPLISDAGLRWHMTEMCTKMQRGTHPAIHDILALRECFSNHPLGLRQLHALQMRALSRAMLLTPYLPSVLLRHRLKTHTTVIHQLDKALAKLGISQLTAQEVKSACYLRGLNSTHVAEERCRTWLGEWLQISCSLKEAELSLLLHNTVLLSVNYVGTRR, from the exons ATGTTATGGGCTGATGCCAAAAAGGCTAgaagaataaagacaaatatgtgGAAGCACAATATAAAGTTTCATCAACTTTCATACCGGGAGATGGAGCATTTGAGACAG TTCCGTCGAGACGTCACCAAGTGTCTTTTCCTAGGTATTCTTTCCATTCCACCCTTTGCCAACTACCTGGTCTTCTTGCTAAT GTACCTGTTTCCTAGGCAACTGCTGATCCAACATTTCTGGACCCCAAAGCAACAAATTGATTTCTTAGATATCTATCATGCTCTCCGGAAGCAGTCCCACCCAGAAATCCTTTGTTATTTAGAAAAAGTTATCCCTCTCATTTCTGATGCAGGACTCCGGTGGCATATGACAGAAATGTGCACCAAG ATGCAACGTGGTACCCACCCAGCAATACATGATATCCTGGCTCTGAGAGAGTGTTTCTCTAACCATCCTCTGGGCTTGAGGCAGCTCCATGCTTTGCAGATG AGAGCCTTGAGTCGAGCCATGCTTCTCACACCTTATCTGCCTTCTGTCTTGTTGAGACACCGTTTAAAGACGCATACCACTGTGATTCACCAACTGGACAAGGCTTTGGCAAAGCTGGGGATTAGCCAGCTGACTGCTCAGGAGGTGAAGTCG GCTTGTTATCTTCGTGGCCTGAATTCCACCCATGTTGCTGAAGAGAGGTGTCGAACTTGGCTGGGAGAATGGCTGCAGATTTCCTGCAGCCTGAAAG AAGCTGAGCTGTCCCTCTTGCTGCACAACACGGTCCTGCTTTCTGTCAACTACGTTGGGACAAGGCGCTGA